CCTGGAGTTATTAAGATATTAAATTACTCTAATAAAAAAGATAAGTTAATTTCGAGTGAAGAAAGTAGTCACGATTTGTTTTTTAAATCTGTACCTGATGAGCAAATGAGTATAATATTAGAAATGCTTAATGAGAATGACATAATCGACTACTTGAAAATTTTATTTAGAAATGAAAAAGTTAAAGTTATTTCAGGACCTTGTAAAGGGTTGGAAGGAAGAATAAAGAAAATTGACAAGCATAAAAAGCGGGCAAAGATACAGTTGGATATATTAGGATTAGAGAAAATTGTCGATATAGGTATCGAAATCATTCGACCTATAATATCAACTGATGATACTGATGTTATAAATAATATAGTGGGAAATAAAATGATGGATATCGAGATTAAAATTAAAAAAATTATAATTGAGATTCTAGAACTTCCACATGATATTTCACTAGATAATGATCTAGTTAATATTGGATTGGATTCAATCAGCTTTATTCGTTTAATGGTTAGTTTAGAAAATGATTTTGGGATCGAAGTGCCTGATGAATTTCTTACTATGAAGAAATTTTCAACAATTGATGAGTTGGCTCTTCTTGTTACTAATCAATAATGATGGTTATTCATCGGATTAATAAAAACTAAAATTATATAGAATCGTTGTTTCAGCAAGTAGTGTCGAGATTTTATGGAAGGGCTTTCAATCATGGAACGATGGAGGGTGCCGGTAGCCTGGTGCTGTTTTGCCAAGGTTTCTCAGATGTCTCTGTTCTCGTCCGCTTAGAAGCTGGCTATAAAGATCTGATAATATAAATCGTCTGCTTGATCACAATTTTGCCAAAAACAATGACCTACATATCGAAGTACGTCCGGGAAACACATCTATTTAGGCGCCATCGCCACACCTCCTGAACTTTACATTAAATC
Above is a window of Paenibacillus uliginis N3/975 DNA encoding:
- the loaP gene encoding antiterminator LoaP: MKWYVAFVQTGKEEAVKKRFCDLDINIKKCCVPKRKVPEKKNGIVYESIKILFPGYVFFCTEIDFRTYYQINSIPGVIKILNYSNKKDKLISSEESSHDLFFKSVPDEQMSIILEMLNENDIIDYLKILFRNEKVKVISGPCKGLEGRIKKIDKHKKRAKIQLDILGLEKIVDIGIEIIRPIISTDDTDVINNIVGNKMMDIEIKIKKIIIEILELPHDISLDNDLVNIGLDSISFIRLMVSLENDFGIEVPDEFLTMKKFSTIDELALLVTNQ